In Rheinheimera sp. MM224, one DNA window encodes the following:
- a CDS encoding TerC family protein → MFEWIASPEAWIALGTLAALEIVLGIDNIIFLSILVGRLPEHQRAFARRMGLGLAMFARLALLFSISWVMGLTETWFTVLGNDISGRDVILIGGGLFLLAKSTQEIHHSLEGMEEDSAGPKVVANNLFMVLIQIAILDIVFSLDSVITAVGLVNQIEIMAIAIVSAVVVMMFAAKSIGDFVDAHPSIKVLALSFLILVGVTLMIEGFDVHVPKGYIYFAMAFSVAVEMINIRMRKGRNVVKLHKAISDEKAD, encoded by the coding sequence ATGTTTGAATGGATCGCGAGTCCGGAAGCCTGGATAGCCTTAGGTACTCTGGCAGCCTTGGAAATCGTCTTAGGTATAGACAATATTATCTTCTTATCTATTTTGGTGGGGCGTTTGCCTGAGCATCAACGCGCCTTTGCCCGCCGTATGGGTTTAGGCTTAGCCATGTTTGCCCGTCTGGCGTTGTTATTCTCTATTTCCTGGGTGATGGGGTTAACCGAAACCTGGTTTACTGTGCTGGGTAATGACATTTCAGGCCGTGATGTGATCTTAATTGGTGGTGGTTTATTCCTGCTGGCCAAGTCGACTCAGGAAATTCACCATAGCCTCGAAGGTATGGAAGAAGATAGTGCTGGTCCTAAAGTGGTAGCCAACAACCTGTTTATGGTGCTGATCCAAATCGCTATCTTAGATATCGTCTTCTCATTAGATTCAGTGATCACTGCTGTGGGTCTGGTCAATCAAATTGAAATTATGGCCATTGCCATTGTTTCTGCTGTGGTAGTGATGATGTTTGCTGCTAAGTCTATTGGTGACTTTGTCGACGCACATCCATCCATTAAAGTGCTGGCTTTATCCTTCCTGATTTTGGTTGGTGTGACCTTAATGATCGAAGGTTTTGATGTGCATGTGCCAAAAGGTTATATCTATTTCGCTATGGCATTCTCTGTAGCTGTTGAGATGATCAATATCCGCATGCGTAAAGGCCGCAACGTAGTGAAACTGCATAAAGCTATATCGGACGAAAAAGCCGACTAA